The Candidatus Binatia bacterium nucleotide sequence CGCCCGAGAATTGATCTTACGTCAAACACGGCGTTTATACCGGATATCCGCTGTGGTCGGAGCCGGTATTGGCGTCGGTATCGGTATCGGTATCGGAGTCGAACGCAACGCCGAACTTGCCGGACACGTTGCCGTTGGAATCGATTCCGATACCCACTCCGATCCCGACCCCGCTCGCCTACGTGGGCGAAAACCGGAGGGAAGATAGGATGATCGCCGGGGCAGTGAAGCGAGGGACCGTGGCGGGTGCGGTGGCGATCGTTGCCATGAGTGGCTCGTTAGCGCGAGCGGCGGACTATCCGCTGCCGGGGACGACGCTGTCGATCTCGAACAACGGCAGGACGAGCAAGTTCGTGTGGGTGTCGAAGGACGCGACTATCGCGTTCCCCGCGGCGGCACCGTCCGTTGTCGGAGCGACGCTGTCTGTGTCGGCGCAAGACGGTGACACGGCGACGGTCCTGGCGAAGGGGGTAGGCGGTCGCCGAATCTACCAGAGCGAGTACAGGCTCTCTCTGATGACGTAAACCGGCTGGTCGGAGGTTCCATCCGGTGGCGCGACCACCAATATTTCCCCCGCCGCCGCCGGAATTTACCAACACCTGGTTGGAATCGACACCACCGAGATCTTCAGGTTCCACAACGGCGACGACAACTGGCTGTATTTCCAGAGCGACACGGCCCCGACCTGGGCCCCCATTCCTCACCCACCGTTCTGGCCCCCGACTGACTTTCGGGGCGTTGCGCTGACAAGCGTGCCGGTCATCGACCGTGGGGTGTACCTGTTCGCGACCACCCCGGACAACGTCATTGCCGCCAACTGGTACCGTACCCGCCCGCAAACCGCAGAGCCAGCGTGGCGAGGCTGGACCCCGGTCCTGGGCCTCGATACCGACACGGCCCCCGCCACCGCGACCTTCAATGAGTGCGTCATTCTGATCGCCAAGGGGCTCGACGGCCACATCTACATGAACGTCATGAAGGACCCGTACTGGAACGACTTCTGTGGCTTCTGAAGATGCCGTGAGAGGGAGGGTACTTGACGAGCAGTATTTACTGCAATATGGCTATCCGTATGAAAACCACGTTCGATATCCCCGAGGAGCTGCTGGTGGAGGCCAAGAAGCGTGCGGCCGAGCTCCGCCGCCCGCTGCGCGCACTCGTGACGGAGGGGCTCCGCGCACAGCTCGCCTCGGGAAGCGGACGGAAAGTCCCCGCGACCAAACGCCAGGCCCGTCCGCGTATCCGCTGGGTGACGGTGAAGGGTGCGCTGGCGCCGGGTCTGGACGTGGCGAATCGGGAGCAGATGCACGAGTGGCTCCGGCGCAACCCGTGATCGCAGTCGACACGAACCTGCTCGTGTACGCCCATCGGAGCAGCCTGCCCGAGCATCGGCGTGCGCGGCGCGCCATCGAGCGGGCCAGCGGCGACCCGCGCGGGTGGGGTATCGCGCTTGCGAGCGTCGCCGAATTCTGGAGCGTCGTCACGCACGGCGCCGCTCCGCGCCCGTCGACCGGCCGGGAAGCAAGCGCGTTCCTCGCCGCCCTGGAAACGGATGCGGCCATGCAGGTCTGGGTACCGCGAACGGGGTTCGCGACGCGGCTGCTTCAGTTCGCGTCCGATATGGAGGTGGCGGGCGTACGGGTCTTCGATCTGCAGATCGCGCTCACCGTCTTCGAGCACGGCGCGTCGGAGCTCTGGACGCACGATCGGAGTTTCACGCGCGTGCCCGGCTTACGACTGTTCGACCCGTTGGCCTGAATCCGACAGAGCCATCCCGCTTTGTCCGCGCTGTATACGGGCTGCGAAGGGGCGATCGTAGGGACGAGGGGAATGGCGGCCGCCGCGAGCACGGATCGAGCCGGTGCGTGGTGGCGCTGAACTTCGCGAGCGAGGGGCGCACCGTGCATCTCCCCGGCCTCGGCGGCGCGCACTTGTCGCTATCGACCGACCCGGATCGCAGCGAGGGCGCCCTCGGCGCCGCAGCGGTGCGACTCGGACCGTGCGAGGGGGGGGTGGTGGAGGAGGGTTTGGGGTCTTTGAGGTCTTGGGGTCTTGGGGTCTTGGGGTCTTGAGGTCTTGAGGTCTTGAGGTCTTGAGGTCTTGGGGTCTTGAGGTCTTGAGGTCTTGAGGTCTTGAGGTCTTGAGGTCTTGAGGTCTTGAGGTCTTGGGGTCTTGAGGTCTTGAGGTCTTGGGGTCTTGGGGGACTTTCTCGCTAGTGCCCATGACGTGGCGGTCGTCGCAAGACGATGAAAACGCGGTCCTCTCTGCGGGGTCGGGGTCGGAATCGTTATCGGGATCGAGGGAATCGGATCGATACCGATGCCGATACCGATGCCGATACCGATGGCCGGTCGCCATTGCGCTTGGCCACCCCGGTCCCACTCACCCCAATTTCCCACGGAGAAGAAGATGGAAGACCGGAAACAGGAAACGGAAAACTGGTCAACACAGCGGCAGTCCGATCTGCTGACCGGTTTCCGGTCTCCGGTCTCCGGTTTTCCATTCTTCCGACCTCGCGAAAACGCGGTCGCCCCGGTGACGCACTCGTTTCATGAGCGGCTACACTATGGCGGAGTTCCTCCGGCTCGAGCAGGTACACCGCCGGATAACCACGGCGCAGCTTGTGCACGATCTCGGCGTCGAGATCGTGCTTCTCGTCCCTGGCCTCCCAATACC carries:
- a CDS encoding PIN domain-containing protein, with product MIAVDTNLLVYAHRSSLPEHRRARRAIERASGDPRGWGIALASVAEFWSVVTHGAAPRPSTGREASAFLAALETDAAMQVWVPRTGFATRLLQFASDMEVAGVRVFDLQIALTVFEHGASELWTHDRSFTRVPGLRLFDPLA